One window of Gloeothece citriformis PCC 7424 genomic DNA carries:
- a CDS encoding phosphotransferase produces MKLMLQPIFQKAKDQACLTTQQTEVFPVLSSLLAPEALSNLVLCHYDIDIPTSCHFWHRGLSDIYVLETLSNLYILRISHHHWRSKIEIDFELELLDYLYQCKIPVSAPLKTKDGYLSLEINAPEGKRYAVLFPYAPGQIALGDFNCTQSYLLGQTLAKLHQTSTHFSPLAYRNPLTPDYLLERSSDTIAPFLHHRHEDLQFLIKTIQEIKQQLNLLPTHAPYWGICWGDPHSGNVHFTSDNQMTLFDFDQCGYGWRAFDIAKFLQVSLQTGLSRKVRDAFIDGYQSCELLSAVELETLQALTQTAYIWSWAISLNSAKHYDYSRLDRYYFSQRLERLKRLKSKDWQLF; encoded by the coding sequence ATGAAATTGATGTTACAACCAATTTTCCAAAAAGCCAAAGATCAAGCCTGCCTCACTACACAACAGACAGAGGTTTTTCCAGTCCTGTCTTCCTTGTTAGCCCCTGAAGCGTTAAGTAATCTCGTTCTTTGTCATTATGATATTGACATCCCTACAAGTTGTCATTTTTGGCATCGAGGACTGAGTGATATTTATGTATTAGAAACGTTATCAAATTTATATATTTTAAGAATTTCTCATCATCATTGGCGCTCTAAAATCGAGATAGATTTTGAATTAGAATTATTGGATTATTTATATCAGTGTAAAATTCCTGTCTCTGCTCCTTTAAAAACCAAAGACGGATATTTATCTTTAGAAATTAATGCCCCAGAAGGAAAACGGTATGCGGTTTTATTTCCCTATGCACCGGGACAAATTGCGTTAGGAGATTTTAACTGTACCCAAAGTTATCTTTTAGGGCAAACCTTGGCTAAACTTCATCAAACATCTACCCACTTTTCCCCCTTAGCTTACCGAAATCCTCTGACTCCAGACTATTTACTCGAGCGATCGTCGGATACGATCGCTCCTTTTTTACACCATCGCCACGAAGATTTACAATTTTTAATTAAAACGATCCAAGAAATTAAACAACAGTTAAATCTTTTACCGACTCATGCCCCTTATTGGGGAATTTGTTGGGGTGATCCTCATAGTGGCAATGTTCACTTTACCTCCGATAACCAAATGACTTTATTTGATTTTGATCAATGTGGTTACGGTTGGCGAGCCTTTGACATTGCTAAATTTTTACAAGTTTCTTTACAAACTGGGTTGAGTCGAAAAGTCAGAGATGCCTTTATTGACGGGTATCAAAGTTGTGAACTCTTAAGTGCCGTTGAATTAGAAACCTTGCAAGCCTTAACCCAAACCGCTTATATTTGGTCATGGGCAATTAGTTTGAATAGTGCCAAGCATTATGACTACAGTCGCTTAGATCGCTACTATTTCAGTCAACGCTTAGAAAGATTAAAGCGATTGAAGTCTAAAGATTGGCAACTCTTTTAA
- a CDS encoding GNAT family N-acetyltransferase, whose translation MDCRHIQFCVDKSKIDFHQLQQLYNKTSFWAKDRRIEDLEMAIANSNPVVSVWDGNQMIGCARATSDGIYRATIWDVVIAPHYQGFGLGRKLVETVLSHPLLSRVERVYLMTTYQQNFYERIGFKENQSTTMILCNSDVASPLPIFERQTHPMLEELNTVSV comes from the coding sequence ATGGATTGCCGTCATATTCAATTTTGTGTGGATAAATCTAAAATTGATTTTCATCAATTACAACAGTTATACAACAAGACCTCTTTCTGGGCAAAAGATCGACGCATAGAAGATCTAGAAATGGCGATCGCCAATAGTAATCCGGTGGTGAGTGTATGGGATGGAAATCAAATGATAGGGTGTGCTAGAGCCACATCAGATGGAATATATCGAGCAACCATTTGGGATGTAGTCATTGCTCCTCATTATCAAGGGTTTGGGTTAGGTCGTAAATTAGTGGAAACCGTCTTAAGTCACCCCCTTTTAAGTCGAGTAGAACGGGTTTATTTAATGACAACCTACCAACAAAATTTTTATGAACGTATTGGATTTAAAGAAAATCAATCAACTACAATGATCCTGTGTAATTCTGATGTGGCTAGTCCATTGCCTATTTTCGAGCGACAGACTCACCCGATGCTAGAGGAATTAAACACTGTATCTGTGTAA
- a CDS encoding sensor histidine kinase → MNEVDRLKEDLQQALLAYQMTAQISQFKTGFLARIAHELRSPISSIMGLHQLILNDLCESPEEEKESIQQAFESTKKLLKIVDEIITISKIEYGRISLKLMPFSLAMVLADVYQFTHLQAANRNLKLEMIYPAPDVYILADLEKFLQILVTLVDTGINLSQEGTIGVLSQVNSDSQSVTLYLNIPCYAALWQDNNPAQITLKDSSLESIKSLSKMIDTSPTLKFLLAQTLIESMGGHLEIVSVPPKNFTQIQCLIPLASGESVARK, encoded by the coding sequence ATGAATGAGGTAGATCGGCTCAAAGAAGATTTACAGCAAGCCCTACTTGCTTATCAAATGACCGCCCAAATTAGCCAGTTTAAGACTGGTTTTTTAGCGAGAATTGCCCATGAATTGCGGTCTCCTATTAGTAGTATCATGGGATTACATCAATTAATTTTAAATGATTTATGTGAAAGCCCAGAAGAAGAAAAAGAATCGATTCAACAGGCTTTTGAATCCACCAAAAAATTATTAAAAATTGTTGATGAAATTATCACTATTTCTAAAATTGAATATGGCAGAATTTCTTTAAAACTGATGCCATTTTCCTTGGCGATGGTTTTGGCCGATGTTTATCAATTTACTCATTTACAAGCGGCCAATAGAAATCTTAAACTAGAGATGATTTATCCGGCTCCAGACGTTTATATTCTCGCTGATTTAGAAAAGTTTTTACAAATTTTAGTGACGCTTGTTGATACGGGAATCAACTTATCTCAAGAAGGTACAATAGGAGTGTTAAGCCAAGTTAATTCAGATTCACAATCAGTCACCCTTTATCTTAATATTCCTTGTTATGCTGCTCTTTGGCAAGATAACAATCCTGCTCAGATAACCCTGAAAGACTCTTCCCTTGAATCCATTAAGTCCTTGAGTAAAATGATCGATACTTCCCCTACTTTAAAGTTTTTATTGGCACAAACTTTAATAGAATCAATGGGGGGACACTTAGAAATTGTATCAGTACCCCCCAAGAATTTTACACAGATACAGTGTTTAATTCCTCTAGCATCGGGTGAGTCTGTCGCTCGAAAATAG